The Magnolia sinica isolate HGM2019 chromosome 3, MsV1, whole genome shotgun sequence genome includes the window GATCAAGTGAAATTTCAGAGTGAAGACTTTTAGTCAAGGCCAGATCTTCTATCAGCTATCTTTAGATACTTTTTGGGTAGACCAAATTTCGCCACAGTTTTCTGTGAAGCACTGAGAAGTAAAGTGATGAGTGAAGGATTTTTAGAAGGTCACTCCAAGCAATTGCATTTGTCTACACCTGAGAAAATTGTTGTTGGTCTTGCTCTGTCAGATTCAGGAAATACGGATTTTAGAATCAGAGGTAAGTTGAGTTGCTTGGAGGAATGTATCACACGCTCCATGAATGACATGGTGTATTTGTATGACATGAGTTGTGTTTTTAGCATTCCGTGAGATAAGTTTTGAAACATATGTTCTAAGATACCTTTGTACAAAGATTCCTATTGCATTTGTTTTTTCTCCCATAGTGTTTGCATTTAAATCTTGGTCATTTTTCCAGGGCAAAATTTCTGCATGGCACATATTGAGGAATTATGTACAAAGCTTGCTTTTATTTCTCATGAGCAAATTCAAAACATTGTTTTATTTCTCTCTTAGTCAGAGGGCCTGGCAAAGCATGTGGATTCTTTTACAAGGATGTTGTCCTTGTTACAACTCAAAGAGAGGACTCATTTTGTACTAGCCCCAGTACTGGTGGATGATTCATTTGATGTCAACTCATTGAGGTACTTTTTAAGGACCACCTTTCAGTTGATTAAATATTCATGTCATCGGTCATTGTATTCTCCAGTTAGAAAGTCATATTTTTTTACTTCTATTTTGGTCAATTTTTCTGCAGGTATTTGGAATCATTTTTTGAGTGCATTGAgaatgattttgatgttgttcTAGCTGAGATAGAGAAGGAAATTAGCATGGCAAATATTGATGTTTCTGTCTTATTGCAAGACGTTCTGCGAATGATTGTGCCAGCCATTGATGCTTGAATTGGAAGCAACGAGCATGTTTAGGTCTTGTGTGGGTAATCAAGTCTTATGTGATGCTAGGAGTGAATTTTGGTAGTGAGAAGTTCTTATTGGTTTCTTGTTCCATAATTGAGGGAGCAGAGATCAATAAGAGCCTTCTAGCACTAAAGGAATGTATCCGTGCTCTTGACAATGATCAGATTCATATCCCATTTCGTGGGAGCAAACTCACAGAGGCGCTTCATGATTCTTTTATGGGCAACTCGAGGACTCATGATTTCTTGCATTTCCCCAAATGCAGGCTCCTGTGAACATACACTTAATACCTTGAGATATGCTGATAGGTATCATCATTCCAATTTTCAACCAAAACTAATTTGATATATTTTTGCAGTGATGATGTAGAAGTCAAGTTTTAATAAATGACAACATTTGTGCAAATAGGGTTAAAAGCCTCTCCAAGAGTGGTAATGCTAAAAAGGATCCAGTCCTAAGTCCCACTGCTAGCAAGGAATCTTCATCAGCATCATTGTTACCTGTTTCTGGGAGGTTAGAGGATCCTTTTGACCAAAACCAAGAGGTTAAAGTGGCTGATCCGAGTCAGAGAGTTGTAGAAAATTTCTCGTATAATTCTACTGCCGACTTTGATAGACACTCTTCCAGCTTCCCAGCAAATTACCCCTTTAATGGAAGGGAGGAAAGCGGGGCAACTTCTAGTTCTCTAGGTCGGGAGATGGTTGATGTGAAAAATGGCTTTGGAGGTTCGATTAGTAATAAACCATTTTCATATGCTCAAAACTCATATGATATAGCAGAGGATGAGAAAGTGCAGAAGGTGTCCCCTCGCAGAAAAGTCTCAAGAGAAGAAAAATCTGAAAAGCAGAGCAATTGGACTAAGAAAGATGGCGTATCTGATCCGCCCACTGTCAGTTACAAGCAATAGCCTATGTATGATTCTAGCTCGAACAATGTTGCACCAAAACAATATGAGCATGAACCTCGTACAAGTCACGATGGAGAAATCAATGTAATACTTGATGAGGTAGGCTTATTTTCACTCCAAGCTTCTTTTctgtcatttcttcatttttctgtAGCCAGTTATCATAAGGCATTTTCTGTATGtaatggtttttcttttctttttttgagtttGGAACTGTGTTCTTGCTTCACTTGTGTAGGAAGAAAAGGCTCTCATTTCAGCTCATAGAAAAGAAATTGAAGAGACGATGGAGATTGTGCGTGAAGTAAGTCTGTCTTACATCGGCTCTCTGCTACCCTTTTAATTCAAGATCACCAAAGGTTTCTTTCTCTTTTGCTGTCATATGTTTTTACTTGGATATCCATATGCTTGTACATGTGTGAAACAAGTCTATTTTAGACTTCATAtggtaattatgtttttttgacaTTTAAATGCTGAGAAAGAAACCTCTAAAGCTGTTAAAAGTAAAATTAGGAGCCAGGGACATGCC containing:
- the LOC131240031 gene encoding kinesin-like protein KIN-13A isoform X2 is translated as MIRFISHFVGANSQRRFMILLWATRGLMISCISPNAGSCEHTLNTLRYADRVKSLSKSGNAKKDPVLSPTASKESSSASLLPVSGRLEDPFDQNQEVKVADPSQRVVENFSYNSTADFDRHSSSFPANYPFNGREESGATSSSLGREMVDVKNGFGGSISNKPFSYAQNSYDIAEDEKVQKEEKALISAHRKEIEETMEIVREVSLSYIGSLLPF
- the LOC131240031 gene encoding kinesin-like protein KIN-13A isoform X1 gives rise to the protein MIRFISHFVGANSQRRFMILLWATRGLMISCISPNAGSCEHTLNTLRYADRVKSLSKSGNAKKDPVLSPTASKESSSASLLPVSGRLEDPFDQNQEVKVADPSQRVVENFSYNSTADFDRHSSSFPANYPFNGREESGATSSSLGREMVDVKNGFGGSISNKPFSYAQNSYDIAEDEKVQKEEKALISAHRKEIEETMEIVREMLSDNRTSCSCSSAKQKSYPNLAL